Proteins from a single region of Juglans microcarpa x Juglans regia isolate MS1-56 chromosome 5S, Jm3101_v1.0, whole genome shotgun sequence:
- the LOC121268238 gene encoding probable 26S proteasome regulatory subunit 10B isoform X1: MAVLGRLVRMARAWRAVASPKNVTHPRPCSPVLPRRFYHRSAEHQSHSNASEVLPHRSAPDAWRPYSIFPAILAGLFGVGVLDMAYSDGDEVPAKPTLPSESSPGHVDLEEIAKRERQRIEELLRSKGMQHGYYPRFTVAVKGQQVTIKFQVPPACEVSQMIVNLVSHLGVRVEDRGGGSDMSLRVWDSAVAWQLTLTHPQKKMEIKGNVGDSKDINSHDGDLCILIFHSLISSEKAEIEFMKKGSLSPKELDALVSVLELAGGKLKQNKTLERKPRGGNAMVPSAEKSVASLESMGVRIYGLNEARGYSSNSEISWDTIAGYDQQKREIEDTILLALHSPEVYDDIARGTRRKFESNRPRAVLFEGPPGTGKTSCARVIANQAGVPLLYVPLEVVMSKYYGESERLLGKVFSLANELPNGAIIFLDEIDSFAVARDNEMHEATRRILSVLLRQIDGFEQDKKVVVIAATNRKQDLDPALISRFDSMITFGLPDRQNRQEIAAQYAKHLTKSELEELSAVTEEMSGRDIRDVCQQAERSWASKIIRGHACKDGEKEGSLPPLQEYIESAMTRRKALLSIIADQKIQNSNPLKKNPQLDFMSMKVVD; this comes from the exons ATGGCGGTTTTGGGGCGTCTTGTGAGAATGGCTCGGGCATGGCGCGCTGTTGCCTCACCGAAAAACGTAACCCATCCACGTCCTTGTTCGCCTGTCCTTCCTCGCCGCTTTTACCACC GGTCTGCTGAGCACCAGAGTCATTCTAATGCATCTGAAGTTCTACCACACAGATCGGCACCTGATGCTTGGAGACCGTATTCTATATTTCCAGCCATTTTGGCTGGTTTGTTTGGAGTTGGAGTGCTAGACATGGCTTACTCAGATGGTGATGAG GTTCCTGCCAAACCTACTTTGCCATCAGAATCTTCTCCAGGGCATGTGGACTTGGAGGAAATTgccaagagagagagacagcggATTGAAGAGTTACTTAGAAGTAAAGGAATGCAACATGGTTATTATCCCCGCTTTACTGTTGCCGTTAAGGGCCAGCAG GTCACCATCAAATTCCAAGTCCCTCCTGCTTGTGAAGTTTCTCAAATGATTGTAAACCTTGTTTCACATCTTGGAGTGAGAGTTGAAGACCGTGGTGGTGGTTCAGATATGTCATTGCGTGTTTGGGACAG TGCAGTTGCTTGGCAACTAACACTTACTCATCCACAGAAAAAGATGGAAATTAAAGGGAATGTGGGGGATTCGAAAGATATAAATTCACATGATGGAGATCTATGCATCCTCATATTTCATTCGCTCATTAGCTCAGAAAAAGCT GAAATTGAATTCATGAAGAAGGGGAGCTTAAGCCCCAAAGAGCTTGATGCTTTGGTATCTGTTTTAGAATTAGCTGGtggaaagttgaaacaaaaTAAGACCTTAGAAAGAAAACCCAGGGGAGGTAATGCAATGGTGCCATCTGCAGAAAAATCAGTTGCTAGTCTTGAGTCCATGGGAGTTAGAATATATGGACTCAATGAAGCCCGTGGTTACTCCTCAAACAGTGAGATTTCATGGGACACTATTGCTGGATACGATCAGCAAAAAAG AGAGATAGAGGATACAATACTGTTGGCTCTGCATAGTCCTGAAGTATATGATGATATCGCTCGCGGGACCCGGCGCAAGTTCGAGTCAAACAGGCCTAGAGCTGTGCTCTTTGAAGGTCCCCCAG GTACAGGGAAGACATCTTGCGCTCGTGTTATTGCTAATCAAGCG GGTGTGCCTTTGCTATATGTGCCACTAGAGGTTGTCATGTCAAAGTACTATGGTGAAAGCGAACGCTTGTTAGGAAAAGTGTTTTCACTTGCTAATGAGCTTCCTAACGGtgctatcatttttcttgatgaG ATAGATTCTTTTGCTGTAGCTCGTGATAATGAAATGCATGAAGCTACACGCAGAATCCTATCGGTGTTGTTGCGACAG ATTGATGGATTTGAACAGGATAAGAAAGTGGTTGTTATTGCGGCAACAAATCGAAAGCAAGACCTCGATCCTGCTTTAATTAG TCGCTTTGATTCAATGATTACTTTTGGCTTACCTGATCGGCAAAATCGTCAGGAAATAGCTGCTCAGTATGCAAAGCACCTAACAAAAAGTGAATTAGAAGAATTATCTGCAGTGACAGAAGA AATGTCTGGAAGGGATATTAGAGATGTATGTCAACAAGCCGAGAGGTCGTGGGCATCAAAG ATAATTCGAGGACACGCATGTAAAGATGGAGAAAAAGAAGGGTCTCTTCCACCTTTGCAAGAATACATAGAGAGTGCCATGACTCGGCGGAAGGCTTTACTGAGCATTATTGCAGACCAAAAGATTCAAAACTCTAATCCTCTAAAAAAGAACCCTCAGCTGGATTTTATGTCGATGAAAGTGGTGGATTGA
- the LOC121268238 gene encoding probable 26S proteasome regulatory subunit 10B isoform X2 has product MARCCLTEKRNPSTSLFACPSSPLLPPSAPDAWRPYSIFPAILAGLFGVGVLDMAYSDGDEVPAKPTLPSESSPGHVDLEEIAKRERQRIEELLRSKGMQHGYYPRFTVAVKGQQVTIKFQVPPACEVSQMIVNLVSHLGVRVEDRGGGSDMSLRVWDSAVAWQLTLTHPQKKMEIKGNVGDSKDINSHDGDLCILIFHSLISSEKAEIEFMKKGSLSPKELDALVSVLELAGGKLKQNKTLERKPRGGNAMVPSAEKSVASLESMGVRIYGLNEARGYSSNSEISWDTIAGYDQQKREIEDTILLALHSPEVYDDIARGTRRKFESNRPRAVLFEGPPGTGKTSCARVIANQAGVPLLYVPLEVVMSKYYGESERLLGKVFSLANELPNGAIIFLDEIDSFAVARDNEMHEATRRILSVLLRQIDGFEQDKKVVVIAATNRKQDLDPALISRFDSMITFGLPDRQNRQEIAAQYAKHLTKSELEELSAVTEEMSGRDIRDVCQQAERSWASKIIRGHACKDGEKEGSLPPLQEYIESAMTRRKALLSIIADQKIQNSNPLKKNPQLDFMSMKVVD; this is encoded by the exons ATGGCGCGCTGTTGCCTCACCGAAAAACGTAACCCATCCACGTCCTTGTTCGCCTGTCCTTCCTCGCCGCTTTTACCACC ATCGGCACCTGATGCTTGGAGACCGTATTCTATATTTCCAGCCATTTTGGCTGGTTTGTTTGGAGTTGGAGTGCTAGACATGGCTTACTCAGATGGTGATGAG GTTCCTGCCAAACCTACTTTGCCATCAGAATCTTCTCCAGGGCATGTGGACTTGGAGGAAATTgccaagagagagagacagcggATTGAAGAGTTACTTAGAAGTAAAGGAATGCAACATGGTTATTATCCCCGCTTTACTGTTGCCGTTAAGGGCCAGCAG GTCACCATCAAATTCCAAGTCCCTCCTGCTTGTGAAGTTTCTCAAATGATTGTAAACCTTGTTTCACATCTTGGAGTGAGAGTTGAAGACCGTGGTGGTGGTTCAGATATGTCATTGCGTGTTTGGGACAG TGCAGTTGCTTGGCAACTAACACTTACTCATCCACAGAAAAAGATGGAAATTAAAGGGAATGTGGGGGATTCGAAAGATATAAATTCACATGATGGAGATCTATGCATCCTCATATTTCATTCGCTCATTAGCTCAGAAAAAGCT GAAATTGAATTCATGAAGAAGGGGAGCTTAAGCCCCAAAGAGCTTGATGCTTTGGTATCTGTTTTAGAATTAGCTGGtggaaagttgaaacaaaaTAAGACCTTAGAAAGAAAACCCAGGGGAGGTAATGCAATGGTGCCATCTGCAGAAAAATCAGTTGCTAGTCTTGAGTCCATGGGAGTTAGAATATATGGACTCAATGAAGCCCGTGGTTACTCCTCAAACAGTGAGATTTCATGGGACACTATTGCTGGATACGATCAGCAAAAAAG AGAGATAGAGGATACAATACTGTTGGCTCTGCATAGTCCTGAAGTATATGATGATATCGCTCGCGGGACCCGGCGCAAGTTCGAGTCAAACAGGCCTAGAGCTGTGCTCTTTGAAGGTCCCCCAG GTACAGGGAAGACATCTTGCGCTCGTGTTATTGCTAATCAAGCG GGTGTGCCTTTGCTATATGTGCCACTAGAGGTTGTCATGTCAAAGTACTATGGTGAAAGCGAACGCTTGTTAGGAAAAGTGTTTTCACTTGCTAATGAGCTTCCTAACGGtgctatcatttttcttgatgaG ATAGATTCTTTTGCTGTAGCTCGTGATAATGAAATGCATGAAGCTACACGCAGAATCCTATCGGTGTTGTTGCGACAG ATTGATGGATTTGAACAGGATAAGAAAGTGGTTGTTATTGCGGCAACAAATCGAAAGCAAGACCTCGATCCTGCTTTAATTAG TCGCTTTGATTCAATGATTACTTTTGGCTTACCTGATCGGCAAAATCGTCAGGAAATAGCTGCTCAGTATGCAAAGCACCTAACAAAAAGTGAATTAGAAGAATTATCTGCAGTGACAGAAGA AATGTCTGGAAGGGATATTAGAGATGTATGTCAACAAGCCGAGAGGTCGTGGGCATCAAAG ATAATTCGAGGACACGCATGTAAAGATGGAGAAAAAGAAGGGTCTCTTCCACCTTTGCAAGAATACATAGAGAGTGCCATGACTCGGCGGAAGGCTTTACTGAGCATTATTGCAGACCAAAAGATTCAAAACTCTAATCCTCTAAAAAAGAACCCTCAGCTGGATTTTATGTCGATGAAAGTGGTGGATTGA
- the LOC121268238 gene encoding outer mitochondrial transmembrane helix translocase-like isoform X3 has protein sequence MQHGYYPRFTVAVKGQQVTIKFQVPPACEVSQMIVNLVSHLGVRVEDRGGGSDMSLRVWDSAVAWQLTLTHPQKKMEIKGNVGDSKDINSHDGDLCILIFHSLISSEKAEIEFMKKGSLSPKELDALVSVLELAGGKLKQNKTLERKPRGGNAMVPSAEKSVASLESMGVRIYGLNEARGYSSNSEISWDTIAGYDQQKREIEDTILLALHSPEVYDDIARGTRRKFESNRPRAVLFEGPPGTGKTSCARVIANQAGVPLLYVPLEVVMSKYYGESERLLGKVFSLANELPNGAIIFLDEIDSFAVARDNEMHEATRRILSVLLRQIDGFEQDKKVVVIAATNRKQDLDPALISRFDSMITFGLPDRQNRQEIAAQYAKHLTKSELEELSAVTEEMSGRDIRDVCQQAERSWASKIIRGHACKDGEKEGSLPPLQEYIESAMTRRKALLSIIADQKIQNSNPLKKNPQLDFMSMKVVD, from the exons ATGCAACATGGTTATTATCCCCGCTTTACTGTTGCCGTTAAGGGCCAGCAG GTCACCATCAAATTCCAAGTCCCTCCTGCTTGTGAAGTTTCTCAAATGATTGTAAACCTTGTTTCACATCTTGGAGTGAGAGTTGAAGACCGTGGTGGTGGTTCAGATATGTCATTGCGTGTTTGGGACAG TGCAGTTGCTTGGCAACTAACACTTACTCATCCACAGAAAAAGATGGAAATTAAAGGGAATGTGGGGGATTCGAAAGATATAAATTCACATGATGGAGATCTATGCATCCTCATATTTCATTCGCTCATTAGCTCAGAAAAAGCT GAAATTGAATTCATGAAGAAGGGGAGCTTAAGCCCCAAAGAGCTTGATGCTTTGGTATCTGTTTTAGAATTAGCTGGtggaaagttgaaacaaaaTAAGACCTTAGAAAGAAAACCCAGGGGAGGTAATGCAATGGTGCCATCTGCAGAAAAATCAGTTGCTAGTCTTGAGTCCATGGGAGTTAGAATATATGGACTCAATGAAGCCCGTGGTTACTCCTCAAACAGTGAGATTTCATGGGACACTATTGCTGGATACGATCAGCAAAAAAG AGAGATAGAGGATACAATACTGTTGGCTCTGCATAGTCCTGAAGTATATGATGATATCGCTCGCGGGACCCGGCGCAAGTTCGAGTCAAACAGGCCTAGAGCTGTGCTCTTTGAAGGTCCCCCAG GTACAGGGAAGACATCTTGCGCTCGTGTTATTGCTAATCAAGCG GGTGTGCCTTTGCTATATGTGCCACTAGAGGTTGTCATGTCAAAGTACTATGGTGAAAGCGAACGCTTGTTAGGAAAAGTGTTTTCACTTGCTAATGAGCTTCCTAACGGtgctatcatttttcttgatgaG ATAGATTCTTTTGCTGTAGCTCGTGATAATGAAATGCATGAAGCTACACGCAGAATCCTATCGGTGTTGTTGCGACAG ATTGATGGATTTGAACAGGATAAGAAAGTGGTTGTTATTGCGGCAACAAATCGAAAGCAAGACCTCGATCCTGCTTTAATTAG TCGCTTTGATTCAATGATTACTTTTGGCTTACCTGATCGGCAAAATCGTCAGGAAATAGCTGCTCAGTATGCAAAGCACCTAACAAAAAGTGAATTAGAAGAATTATCTGCAGTGACAGAAGA AATGTCTGGAAGGGATATTAGAGATGTATGTCAACAAGCCGAGAGGTCGTGGGCATCAAAG ATAATTCGAGGACACGCATGTAAAGATGGAGAAAAAGAAGGGTCTCTTCCACCTTTGCAAGAATACATAGAGAGTGCCATGACTCGGCGGAAGGCTTTACTGAGCATTATTGCAGACCAAAAGATTCAAAACTCTAATCCTCTAAAAAAGAACCCTCAGCTGGATTTTATGTCGATGAAAGTGGTGGATTGA
- the LOC121267048 gene encoding cell division control protein 48-like, with protein sequence MAYSDGDEYFQEIEFKKKGSLSPKELDALVSVLELAGGKLKQNKTLERKPREGNAMVPSAEKSVASLESMGVRIYGLNEACGYSSNSEISWDTIAGYDQQKREIEDTILLALHSPEVYDDIARGTRRKFESNRPRAVLFEGPPGTGKTSCARVIANQAGVPLLYVPLEVVMSKYYGESERLLGKVFSLANELPNGAIIFLDEIDSFAVGRDNEMHEATRRILSVLFR encoded by the exons ATGGCTTACTCAGATGGTGATGAG TACTTTCAGGAAATTGAATTCAAGAAGAAGGGGAGCTTGAGCCCCAAAGAGCTTGATGCTTTGGTATCTGTTTTAGAATTAGCTGGtggaaagttgaaacaaaaTAAGACCTTAGAAAGAAAACCCAGGGAAGGTAATGCAATGGTGCCGTCTGCAGAAAAATCAGTTGCTAGTCTTGAGTCCATGGGAGTTAGAATTTATGGACTCAATGAAGCCTGTGGTTACTCCTCAAACAGTGAGATTTCATGGGACACTATTGCTGGATACGATCAGCAAAAAAG AGAGATAGAGGATACAATACTGTTGGCTCTGCATAGTCCTGAAGTATATGATGATATCGCTCGCGGGACCCGGCGCAAGTTCGAGTCAAACAGGCCTAGAGCTGTGCTCTTTGAAGGTCCCCCAG GTACAGGGAAGACATCTTGCGCTCGTGTTATTGCTAACCAAGCG GGTGTCCCTTTGCTATATGTGCCTCTGGAGGTTGTCATGTCAAAGTACTATGGTGAAAGCGAACGCTTGTTAGGAAAAGTGTTTTCACTTGCTAATGAGCTCCCTAACGGtgctatcatttttcttgatgaG ATAGATTCTTTTGCTGTAGGCCGTGATAATGAAATGCATGAAGCTACACGCAGAATTCTATCGGTGTTGTTCAGGTGA
- the LOC121268267 gene encoding translation initiation factor IF-2-like, whose protein sequence is MATSGVCSEAYNLSSSSSGRRSSCSASPEFEFWMVRNPSFPQPNLLSADELFVEGVLLPLHLLPHHHHHPDPKPEPDPEPPNSTPTVTDPEPARPECPPVLITESTAVLSSSKRWIDIFKKSSAKNPEGKEREKEKDKKKAEKERKGGSGASSAELNINIWPFSRSRSAGNAGTRPKSGPGAPGTRKVNSAPCSRSNSAGESKSKKWPSSPGRAGVHLGRSSPVWQVRRGGGSSMKSSETMARGAERAAKKDAPETRRSRTAANSGATGPKATVLNLNVPMCIGYRHHLSCKSDENSAVGGGGGNNIRRIISNGGNDGGRSGSVGNGGNLFNLRSLFTKKVY, encoded by the coding sequence atggcTACCTCTGGAGTGTGCTCAGAAGCGTATAACCTCTCTTCCAGCAGCAGTGGAAGAAGAAGCAGTTGTTCCGCGTCGCCCGAGTTCGAGTTCTGGATGGTCCGTAATCCGTCTTTCCCACAACCCAATCTCCTCTCCGCCGACGAGCTCTTCGTCGAAGGTGTTCTTCTCCCTCTCCACCTTctcccccaccaccaccaccaccctgACCCAAAACCAGAACCCGACCCAGAACCTCCCAACTCGACCCCTACTGTTACAGACCCAGAGCCAGCACGACCCGAGTGTCCACCCGTTTTAATCACCGAGTCAACCGCAGTGTTGTCCTCTTCGAAGCGGTGGATAGATATTTTCAAGAAGAGCAGCGCGAAGAACCcagaagggaaagagagagaaaaggagaaagacaaaaagaaggccgagaaagaaagaaagggtgGAAGCGGAGCCAGCTCGGCGGAGTTGAACATTAATATCTGGCCATTTTCGCGGAGCAGATCCGCCGGAAATGCAGGGACCCGACCCAAGTCTGGACCCGGGGCTCCTGGAACCCGCAAGGTGAACAGCGCGCCGTGTTCACGCAGCAACTCGGCTGGCGAGTCCAAGTCAAAGAAGTGGCCAAGCAGCCCGGGACGTGCGGGAGTCCATCTGGGTCGTAGCAGCCCGGTTTGGCAGGTTCGCCGGGGAGGAGGCTCGAGCATGAAAAGCTCCGAGACCATGGCTCGCGGTGCGGAGAGAGCAGCCAAGAAAGACGCACCGGAAACTCGCCGGAGCAGAACAGCCGCCAACAGCGGAGCTACAGGGCCGAAAGCGACAGTCTTGAACCTGAACGTCCCGATGTGCATTGGATATAGACACCATTTGAGCTGTAAAAGCGACGAGAATAGCGCTGTCGGTGGCGGTGGCGGCAACAATATCCGCCGAATTATTAGCAACGGTGGCAACGACGGTGGAAGGAGTGGTAGCGTCGGAAACGGTGGGAATCTTTTTAACCTGCGAAGCCTCTTCACCAAGAAGGTGTATTGA